A region of Mugil cephalus isolate CIBA_MC_2020 chromosome 3, CIBA_Mcephalus_1.1, whole genome shotgun sequence DNA encodes the following proteins:
- the tipin gene encoding TIMELESS-interacting protein translates to MMNNSQMEDEDFPPLPPPLSPGQGGQDHGNLFTDGDEGEVSKLADVPAAKRRGVKRPQPKLDSQRLTSERGLPALRTLFENVRFKGKGHEAEDLQLLMQKMENWAHRLYPKLQFEDFISKVEKLGGKKDVQTCLKRIRLDMPLTHDDFMVTEGDEEAEPEAFREPDPFGDLQGPVHSTPAPPAPPAPPHHSPAAPSLTEEQRLRMELNRQRALERRLARQRQETDSQTVLTSSIQNESSSSTDVLNVSGDQEGTVETNGGSSCTQPLSQRPPTDPEPLSEPTERAQTASDPEPTERDQTASDPEPTERAQTASDPEPTERAQTASDSEPTERAQTASKPTEDIQNVHNSEPTEHAQTDLEPTEHAQTDLEPTEHAQTIIEDGD, encoded by the exons ATGATGAACAACAGTCAGATGGAGGATGAAGActtccctcctctgcctcctcctctgtctccgggacagggaggacaggaccATGGGAACCTGTTCACGGACG GGGACGAGGGAGAAGTTTCCAAACTGGCCGACGTCCCTGCAGCCAAAAGGAGAGGAGTGAAGAGACCACAGCCCAAACTGGACTCTCAGAG GCTGACGTCAGAACGAGGACTTCCTGCTCTTCGAACCCTGTTTGAAAACGTCCGTTTTAAAGGAAAAGGCCACGAG GCTGAAGATCTGCAGCTGCTGATGCAGAAGATGGAGAACTGGGCCCACAGGCTTTACCCGAAACTCCAGTTTGAAGACTTCATCAGTAAAGTGGAGAAACTGGGCGGCAAAAAGGACGTACAG ACTTGTCTGAAACGCATCCGTCTGGACATGCCGCTGACGCATGACGACTTCATGGTTACAGAAG GTGACGAGGAGGCGGAGCCAGAGGCCTTCAGAGAACCTGATCCATTCGGTGACCTACAGGGACCCGTCCActccaccccagctcctcctgctcctcctgctcctcctcatcactcCCCGGCTGCTCCCTCTCTGACCGAGGAGCAACGTCTTCGCATGGAGCTGAACCGGCAGCGAGCTCTGGAGAGGAGGCTCGCACGCCAGAGGCAGGAGACGG ACTCTCAGACCGTCCTCACGTCCTCGATACAGAACGAATCCAGTTCCTCTACGGACGTCCTCAACGTCTCCGGAGACCAGGAAGGGACGGTGGAGACAAACGGTGGCAGCAGCTGCACTCAGCCGCTCAGCCAACGTCCTCCCACAGACCCTGAGCCTCTATCAGAGCCCACTGAGCGCGCTCAGACCGCCTCTGACCCAGAGCCCACCGAGCGCGATCAGACCGCGTCTGACCCAGAGCCCACTGAGCGCGCTCAGACCGCCTCTGACCCAGAGCCCACTGAGCGCGCTCAGACCGCCTCTGACTCAGAGCCCACTGAGCGCGCTCAGACCGCCTCCAAGCCTACAGAGGACATTCAGAATGTGCACAACTCAGAGCCCACTGAGCACGCTCAGACCGACTTGGAGCCCACTGAGCACGCTCAGACCGACTTGGAGCCCACTGAGCACGCTCAGACCATCATTGAGGACGGAGACTAA